The DNA window CCGAGAAGCTCGTGTTCTGGTTGTTCGCCTGCACGTTGAAGTTCAGGTGGATCACGGGGTCGGCGATGAAGGTGACGGACGCGGTGCCGAGCGTCGCGAGGACGGAGCCGCTCTGGGACTTGATGTCGATGGGGTTGTCCAGGTTCCAGTAGAAGTTGCCCTTGTCGTCCCACGTTCCCATGTCGCTGGTGGCGACGAAGGAGCCGGACTCGCCACCGACGGACGCGACGAGTGTGAAGACTTCGTACGAGATGTCCGCGTATGCGGCGCCGCTGACCGCGAGAAGCGCCACCACACCGCTGACCGTCCCACCGAGCCGATTCCGTGTCATGACCTTCTCTCCAGTTCCGATCGCGCTCTTCGCGAGTCCGGGAACACCCCGCGCTCGAACGCAACGCACTTTCCTGAACTGTTCCGGCCACACAACGGCGGCCGACGTCTCCTCCCGGTCTGTGACGGCAGCCCGACGAGGGGCTGAGGCATGCTCTCTCTGCCCACGATCTCACCGGGAATGAAAGGACATGTCAATACCTTTCATGTGCTTTCGTCCGAGAAATCGAACCGATGGAAACATCGTTAGGATTGTGTTTGGTCCCGATTGTTCATGTCTGGCCAAGTTGCCGGGGTCGAGGAGGGTGATTCGAGCCGCGGCAGGAGATCGAGTGATCGTCGCTCCACGCCGCCTTGGTAGACTCGGGCTGCAGGGGCGAGGTAGAGAGAGAGGCCTTGTGGGCCGATGCATGCCGACCATGCTGGTCGCCGCGCTGGCGTGCGCGACCTCGCTCGTGACCAACGCAAGCGCGCGACCATCGTGCTGCGCGATTCCCGTCCGCGCGTTTGAGCCGCCGCGCGAGAGCGGCTGGACCGAGGCGGGCGATCGCCGCCTGATTCTGAGGCTGGCCCCCGGCGCGTCGCTCACGATCGGCGCTGACGGGCGTGCAGCCATCACGCATCCCGCGGTGGACGGGGCTGTTTCCGAGCTGCTGAGCCGCACCGTGAACTCGCTGGGTGGAGAGTTCGAGCCGGCACTCCCGTTCAAGCCTGCGAGCACGGCGGCGTTTGCTGCCTCCGGCCTGGACCGGTTCGTTGCCCTGAGGCTGGACGCGAGCGCGGATGCGGATGCTGTCGTGCGCGCGCTCGCCGAGTACCCGTCGCTGATCGTGAGCGTGCGTCCTTCGCGGATCGGCCGCGCCGCAACGCAGGGGACCATACCGGACGATCCACTTTTCCCGCTGCAGTACGCACTCCTGAACACGGGTCAGACCGTGCAAGGGCAGCAGGGCATCGCGGGCGCGGACATCCGCGCGACAGGCGCGTGGGCGTTCGGCGCGGTCGGGACGGGCGTCGTGGTCGCCGTCCTGGATTCGGGGATCAGCGCGAGCCACCCGGACCTGCTCGACAGGCTGCTGCCGGGCTGGAACTTCGTGGGCAACAACGACAACACGGACGACGAGTACTCCTCGCACGGCACGCACTGCGCCGGCATCGCGGCGGCCTCCGGCGACAACGGCGTGGGCATCGCGGGCGTCGCGTGGTCCGCCGGCATTCTGCCGGTGAAGGTGCTGAACAAGTACGGCTTCGGCACGGAACTGCTCTGCGGGGCGGGCCTGGTCTGGGCGGCGGATCGGGGTGCGCGGGTCGCGTCGGTGAGCATCGGGTTCGACCCCGCGCCGGGCGGGGACGAGGACACCTTTCTTCGCGCCGCCGTCGATTACGCGACGGCTGCCGGCATGCTGGTGGTGGCCTCCGCGGGCAACACGCCGACCGCCCCGGTCGTCGCGCCGGCCCGGTACCCCAACGCGGTCGCGGTCGGCGCGACGGACAACCGCGACATCCTGTGGCCTGCGAGCGCGACGGGGCCTGAGATCAGCGTGGTCGCGCCCGGTGTCGGCATCATTTCGACGTGGGACTCGAAGCACTTCGGCCAGGGTGAGAACACGTATGACTACGCGACGGGCACGAGCCAGGCGTGCCCGCACGTCGCGGGTCTGGCCGCGCTGCTCTTTGCCGTTGACCCGTCGCTCACCCCGGCGAAGGCCCGAAGGATCATCGAATCGACGGCGGACGACCTGGGTCCGCCGGGCCGGGACGACCAGCACGGTCACGGGCGCATCAACGCGGAACGGGCCGTTCGCGCTGCGCTCGCCCATCTGCCGGACGACGCGATCAACGGGGACGAGTGGTGGTGGTGCGTCGCGGACTTCAACCGCGACGGCATCGTGGACACACGCGACTTCGTCGGATACCTCAACGCGTGGGCGGGGGGCGAGGATGACGCCGACATCGCGGCGCCGTTCGGCGTGGTGGACACACTGGACTTCCTGGCGTTCTTGAACTGGTTTGCGAAGGGTTGTCCGTGAGAGCCAGGCTGGAGAAGCGAAGCACGAACCGCTCATCTCATCACATCGGCGCAAAGAAAGAATGCCCCCGGGCGTCGGTGGGTCGCCCGGGGGCTGGGAGGCGCGGGACCGACGGAGCCTGAAGACTCAGGCCCTCACGCCGATCCCGGTGGCGGGACCACGGGTTGTCGCTCGGGCGGCGCGGCGCGCTCCGTGCGCCGACGCGCCCGGCGTGTCATCCATCAACTGCACCCCATGCTGTTGCCGCAGTTGAGGCACTTGTAGCAGGTGCCGTTGCGAACGGTGATCGTGCCGCAGACGTCGCACGGCGGGGCGTCGTTCACGCTGTCGAGGGCGACCGAGAGCGTTGACGCCTGCACGGACGTGTAATCGACCAGCACCATCGACGATCGCCGCGAGACGGCGGCCGGCGGCGGCACGGCCTGCGCACTCGGGCGCGGCTCGACGATCGCCGACATCGCGGACGGCGCGGACGGCGCCCTCTGCGGCTCGGCAACGGGAACGGAGGCTGGGGTCGTGCAACTCGGTTGCTCCTTCGTGGTGGTGTCCCAGGCGGAGGGCGCCCGCCGCTGCTCTTCGGACGGGCGGCGCGGCGCGTTGGCCTCGCGGTAGCCGGGGATGAACTGCATCCCGAGCCAGCGGAAGATGTAGTCCACGAGGCTCTTGGCCATGGGGATGTCGCGGTTTGTGGTCATGCCCGCCGGCTCGAAGCGCTGGTGGGTGAACTTCGTGACGAGGCTCTCGACCGGGACGCCGTACTGCAGCGCGACGCTGGTTGCCGTTCCGAGCGAGTCCATTAGCCCGCCGATGGTGGAGCCTTCCTTGGCCATGGTGATGAACAGCTCGCCGGGGAGGCCGTCCTCGTAGAGGCCGACGGTCAGGTATCCCTCGTGTCCGGCGACGTTGAACTTGTGGGTGATCGAGCGTCGCGTGTCGGGGAGCCGGCGGCGCATGGGGCGGTGGATGATGGTGATGCCGTCGCTGGAGGAATCAGCCGGTCCACTCGCAGTCGCCGCAGCCGGGGCGGATGCAGCCGAAGCCGCCGGTGCCGCCGCCGGGCGGACAGACTCCCCCGCTTGGTGGCCCTCCCCTCGGGCGACTTCCGCATCCGCTGCCGCGGGGGTGTCCGACTTGGTGCTGAGCGGCTGGCTGAGTTTGCACCCGTCGCGGTAGAGGGCGTTGGCCTTGAGGCCGAGCTCCCAACTGAGGCGGTAGCAGGCCTTGACGTCTTCGACCGTGGCTTCGTTGGGGAGGTTGATGGTTTTGCTGATCGCGCCGCTGATGAAGGGCTGGGCCGCGGCCATCATGCGGATGTGCCCCTCGGGCCGGATGTACCGGACGCCGGTGCGGCCGCACTTGTTGGCGCAGTCGAAGACGGGCAGATGCTCCGGTTTGAGGTGCGGCGCCCCTTCGACGGTCTGCGTGCCGCAGATGACGCGGTTGAGATGCTCGATCTGCGCCGCGGTCAGTCCGATCGCCCGCAGCACGCTGAAGGCGGGGTCTGCCTTCGCGGCGTCGGCGTCGATACCGAGGCGTTTGAGCGCGTCGTCTCCCAAGGCGAATGGCGCGAAGGCGAAGGAGAGTTCGAAGACGGTGGCGAGCAGTGCCGCGATGCGTTCGAGGTCGGATTCGTTGAGGCCTCGGGAGAGGAGCCAGCGTGAGAAGGTCTGTCCCTTCTTCGCGGCCTTGACGCCGTCGGGCAGGGGGACATCGAGGTGCAGTGTGCCGAGAAGGTATTGGAGGATTTCGCGGACCTGCGTGCGGTCGTAGCCGAGGGCGACGAGGGCCGGCTCGACGGAGTCGTTAGCAATCTTGAAGTACCCGCCGCCGGCGAGTTTCTTGAACTTGACGAGGGCGAAGTCCGGCTCGACGCCGGTGGTGTCGCAATCCATGAGCAGGCCGATGGTGCCGGTCGGGGCGATGACGGTGACCTGCGCGTTTCGGTACCCGTGTTTTTCGCCGAGTGAGTGGGCCTCGTCCCAGGCCTGGGTGGCGTGCGCGAGGAGCGACTTGCCGTTGGCGAGCCGGAGCGACCCGGAGCGGATCAGTTCGTGGTCGATCGGGACGGGGCGGATGCGGAGGTCTTCCCATTCGTCCGAGTGCCGGTCGACCCCGTGGGCGGCGCGGCGGTGGTTCCGGATCACTCGGAGCATGGGGCCACGATCGGCCTCGAAGCCGGCGAACGGCCCGTGCTCGGCGGCCATGAGCGCGGACTGCCGGTAGGCGCGCCCGGTGAGGATCGACGTGAGGCAGGCGCACACGGCCCTCGCCTCGTCGGAATCGTAGGGGATGCCCGCCTGCATCAGCATCGCGCCGAGGTTCGCGTAACCCAGGCCGAGCGTGCGGTACTTCCAGCTCAGTTCGGCGATGCGGCTGCTGGGGTAGGCGGCCATGAGCACGCTGATCTCGAGGACGGTTGTCCAGAGGTCGATGGCGTGCTCGTAGGCTTCGGCGTCGAAGAGTCGCCTGGTCGAGTCGTAGAAGCGCAGCACGTTCAGCGAGGCGAGGTTGCAGGCGGTGTCGTCGAGGAACATGTATTCGCTGCAGGGGTTGCTCGCGTTGATCGCGCCGCCGTGCGGGCAGGTGTGCCAGGCGTTGATGGTTGAGTCGAACTGCACGCCGGGGTCGGCGCAGCGCCAGGCAGCGAAGGCCACGTCGTCCCAGAGTTTGCGGGCCTTGAAGACGCGGGCGACCTGGCCGGTGGTGCGCCACGTCGTCTCCCACTCGGCGTCGGCGTCCACCGCGTCGAAGAACTCGTCCGGCACGCGGACGGAGTTGTTCGAGTTCTGCCCGCTGACGGTCTGGTAGGCCTCGCCGTTGAAGTCGTAGTCGAGATCCAGCCCGAGCCGCCGGCAGGTCTCGGCGATCTCCTTGTCGGTCTTTTTGAGGAGGCGCAGCCCCTCCACCATCGCCGCGACCTTGATCTCTTCACGGACCTTCCAGTTGATGAAGGCCTCGATGTCGGGGTGGTCCATGTCGAGGCAGACCATCTTGGCGGCGCGGCGTGTGGTTCCGCC is part of the Synechococcales cyanobacterium CNB genome and encodes:
- a CDS encoding adenosylcobalamin-dependent ribonucleoside-diphosphate reductase encodes the protein MKITRKFTTAGSDPFATVQWSQRSSRITNPDGSVVFEMKDAEAPASWSQLAVDIMVSKYFRKAGVPQLEQPYALPGDSPVVTGEDGNPVLGPERSARQVIHRLAGCWRHWGEKHGYFDTPEDARAFYDELVYMMVHQMCAPNSPQWFNTGLYWAYGIDGPAQGHFVPDPVTGEVREAADAYSHPQPHACFIQSITDDLVNPGGIMDLWTREARLFKYGSGTGTNFSGLRAEGERLSGGGRSSGLMSWLRIGDRAAAAIKSGGTTRRAAKMVCLDMDHPDIEAFINWKVREEIKVAAMVEGLRLLKKTDKEIAETCRRLGLDLDYDFNGEAYQTVSGQNSNNSVRVPDEFFDAVDADAEWETTWRTTGQVARVFKARKLWDDVAFAAWRCADPGVQFDSTINAWHTCPHGGAINASNPCSEYMFLDDTACNLASLNVLRFYDSTRRLFDAEAYEHAIDLWTTVLEISVLMAAYPSSRIAELSWKYRTLGLGYANLGAMLMQAGIPYDSDEARAVCACLTSILTGRAYRQSALMAAEHGPFAGFEADRGPMLRVIRNHRRAAHGVDRHSDEWEDLRIRPVPIDHELIRSGSLRLANGKSLLAHATQAWDEAHSLGEKHGYRNAQVTVIAPTGTIGLLMDCDTTGVEPDFALVKFKKLAGGGYFKIANDSVEPALVALGYDRTQVREILQYLLGTLHLDVPLPDGVKAAKKGQTFSRWLLSRGLNESDLERIAALLATVFELSFAFAPFALGDDALKRLGIDADAAKADPAFSVLRAIGLTAAQIEHLNRVICGTQTVEGAPHLKPEHLPVFDCANKCGRTGVRYIRPEGHIRMMAAAQPFISGAISKTINLPNEATVEDVKACYRLSWELGLKANALYRDGCKLSQPLSTKSDTPAAADAEVARGEGHQAGESVRPAAAPAASAASAPAAATASGPADSSSDGITIIHRPMRRRLPDTRRSITHKFNVAGHEGYLTVGLYEDGLPGELFITMAKEGSTIGGLMDSLGTATSVALQYGVPVESLVTKFTHQRFEPAGMTTNRDIPMAKSLVDYIFRWLGMQFIPGYREANAPRRPSEEQRRAPSAWDTTTKEQPSCTTPASVPVAEPQRAPSAPSAMSAIVEPRPSAQAVPPPAAVSRRSSMVLVDYTSVQASTLSVALDSVNDAPPCDVCGTITVRNGTCYKCLNCGNSMGCS